Genomic segment of Canis aureus isolate CA01 chromosome 16, VMU_Caureus_v.1.0, whole genome shotgun sequence:
CTTGGCCTGGCTCCCAGGGTCTCCGCTTTGACCACAACTTGGTGACCATGTCCCTTCGGGCGTGAACCTGAGGAGGACAGCCAAGGCCCCGCCAAAGGCAGCACGTTCCCAACCGCGACTGTGGACAGGGTGACCAACTGTCCCGGTCGGCCTGGGCCCCAGTGGACTTGTGATGCTAAACCCAGGCCAGTCCCAGGCAAACCTGGCCAGCTGCGACCCAGCTCCCTCAGAGGGGGCAGTGGCCTCCGGGCTGGCCGCAGCCGAGACCAACgctcccagccccccaccctgccgCGTGCACCCCGACCGTGGCCGGCCCCTCACAGCGCAGCGTTGGGTAGACTTTGTAGCCAAAGAAGCAGTTCCACTCCTCGCCGGCCTTGAACTGGTGCCGACAGCGCTCCGGGACCACCCCGTTCCAGTACCTGGGCACACGCTGCGGGTCAGGCggcgccgccccctccccgcccatcATAGGCCCCGCGCCAGCCCGGCAGCGGTCCCCCGGCGGCCGGCACCTGATTCCTCGGCGTATGGCCTCCGTGGGCGCACAGGTGACGGTGTCGATGCAGTCTGTTCGGCGGTACTGCTTGTTGTCCAGGAACCAGCCCGAGTCCGCCAGGCCCCGCACCTGGATGGCCGGGTAGCCCAGCTCCTCCAGCTGCTCGGCCACGCGGTCCACGTTCAGCAGCACCCCTGTGCCCCCCGCGCTGCAGAGGAAGCAGCCCGTGAGGTCCCAGAGCTCGCCGGCCCCAGGCCCACGGCCGTGGACAGGCGCGTCCTGAACTGCCCACACATTCCGGATCATGTGGAAGACCCACAGGCCTTCTGGGGTCCCAGAGGCACAGGAGAGGCTAGCAGAGCCCCTGGCCCTGAGCCCACGGCAATGAGCCAAGTTGCAGGCCATCCCACTTGCTCCcactcctctttcccttctctctcactctctgactcagtttcctcatctgcaaaccATGGCGAGATATGCGACCTCAGGCCCCTTCCTCTACTCTACAGATGTCCTCTGGGCCCCCGCACACTGCAGGGGCACAGCGACCAGGTGCTATCCCACTCACAGGGACCCCAGGCGTTAGAGAGGGCGCCCTGGTCCCCGTAGTCCAAGCTTCCCTCGCATGCGCACCCACAGAGCCCAGAAGCGTCCTCTGGAGGCTTCCAGCTACCCtggagcagaaccctcccgcttcctgcccaGGCTGGGTCCCTCCttgccctcccctcccgccccacccTGCACGCTCTGGCCCTGACCCGCCTGGCCCACCTGCTCCCTGCCAGCAGCAGCACCTTGGCCCCACTCAGCCCCTTGCCCAGGAGCTCTCGGACCACCTCCTGGATGATGAGGGCGCCCATGAAAGCATACTCGTCTGcgtgggggaggagggtggttTCAAGGGGGGCCTGGACAGAGAGCAAGGCCTCCTACCTCCAGGTTGGAAGGAGGAGATTCTtccaggggagggggctgggatgAACGGAGGGAGGCGGTCAGGTGTCCCAGGCTAAGCTGGGGGCCCCTCCCCAGGGAACACGCAGGAGCGGGATCCCTGCAGCGGCCAAGCCAGCCATGGACAACTGACAGCAGGTGCTCGGGGCAGGCACCCTGGGACGTGGCGTCAGGGGATTAGAGGGAGTTATGAGACAGAAGCCCTGTCCTCCCCGCTTGGGCTTTGGGGGCAGGAAACGGAGGGGACTCACTCTTCTCAGACTTGGACGAAGCCCCACTCCAGACATCGCTGGAGCAGTAGGGGATGAAGCTGCAACAGGAGAACAGAGTGAGCTTGCCAAGACCCTCAGGAACAGGAACCCTCCCCAAGGAGGACCACCCCCCACAGACTCCCCAGGGAAGGACCCCCTCAGGAGGCACCCCGCTGCTCCCTCTTACACCATGTTGGCATTCCACCAGTGGGGGTTTTCCTCTGGCTGGGAGGACAGGATCCCGGTgcctggggaaggacagaggcagGGGTTTTTCTGGGGGGAAGGGCTGTGCAGCGACCGGGGCTCCAGGACAGTGTGGGATGTGGGCCATCTTATTTGGCCACAACAAGGCAGGCAGGCCAGGCCAATCACTCGGACGTGACCCTTGCCCTCTTCCACCCTGCACTGGCTGCCTTGGCCCAAGGAGGACTGGTGCGCAGAGCAGCCATGGTAAGCCTCTGAGGTTACCTGTGGAATAAGAATGAAGAATGATAAGTGGGTGTCCGCTGACCTTAGGAGGGGGAGAGAACTGGGTGGGGGGCTCCCCAGGGCTCTAGAAAGCAGAGGGCAGGAGTTCTTTGGGAACTTGGAACTGTGagccccaccctgccccgcccaccccccaggaggtggggggggcagtCGGTGACCTGCTGACCTGTGCGGGTGCGCGGCCAGTCCCTGGAGCTCATGAGGCGCCTCATGGTGTCATAACGGGAGTCACAGTTCTCCCGGTTGAAGCAGTACCAGCCACCTGCGGGCACAGCCACCCTGTCAGTGTCTGTGCGCAGGGGCCTCTGCCCACCACGCAGCCTGGGCTCCCCGGACGCACCTTCCAGAAAAAGAAGCCACCGCCGACTGCCCTTGGATTCCTTCAGGTAGTAGCTGCAAAGGGGGGGCGGGGACGGGAGGAGTGTGAGGTCAGCAGGACCCAgctctggggaaggaaagggtCGTTCCACCTGTTGCCCGGGCAGCGCGGGCCGCACGAGGGCGCCAGTGACCAGGCCCCGTGGACCGTGCGCGGCGCCGCCGGCAGCGACCGTCCCGAGAGGTGGCGCTGGCGGGGCGGGAAGGGCCGCGAGGGGCTGTGTGGTCCGTGGAAAATCCCCACGGCCCGCCCCGCGCGGGACCGCTGTAACCCTGGCGCCGGTGCCAGGAGCCGGGCAGTCTTCGCTGGGCTCAGGATCTCCCGGAACGCGCCAAGGTGCTCGGAGCCCGAAAAGGGCCCCCACTAGACGTGTGTGTGGGGCGAGGGCCTGACCCGCCAGTGGGGCGTGCGAGGTCACGGGTGTCACCGAGGCTCGACCCAACCTCTGGTCCTCCGGCCGTCGGGGCCCTCCCTGACTGTCAGGCGAGCATCCTTCCTCTGCACACTTCGGGGCTGGAGAGGGGTGGACGCCGCTCCCCCGTCCTCCGGTCCCACCTGCGCCCCTTTCCCGTCCCTCCGGCTGGCTGGGATCCCAGGCAGTCCCGGTGGCAGCGCGGAGGGGACTGGGGGGGACAGCAGGACTCTCCCCGCCCGCTGGGCCGCCTCCTCCTGCCGGAGCGGGCCGCTCGGGGACTGCATCTGCCCGCCCAGAGCCCGAAGGACGCTAGCAGAGGGGCCGGGCACGGTGACCCAGGGGTCAGTGCCCCCGCCTGCCCATCCGCCCGCCCGCGCTGCGAGCTGCCCCACCCCCGCGGGTCCCAGGGCCGGGCCCTCCGCCGGGGCGCCGAGGGAGGGGGCAGCGGGCGCCCAGCAGCCAGGTGGGGCGGCAggcaggggcgcggggcgcgcgggggcgcgggggcaggCCTCACCCGGCGGGGCTGCCGTCGTTGCAGGTCACCGACGTGTTGAGCAGGAGGTGCAGGCGCAGGTCCTCGTTGAGCTGCTGAGCCGAGCAGGGGTACAGGGACTGCGCCAGGCTCTTGACCTGCGCCATGAAGCTGTCCATGTTGCCCTCCACGGCCGTGAAGTCCAGCGGGAAGCTCTCCACCGGCTGCGCCGCCGCGGGGGCGGCctcggcgcggggcgggggcgggggcgggggcgggggcggctgcgGGCCGCGGCGCCGCCAGGTCTTCCTGGCCTCGCCGCCCCCGGCCCAGTGCAGcaggcccagcagcagcagcacgcGCACCCCTCGGCCCATGGCCGCGCCGCTCGGGCCCGCGGCCACCTGCGGAGAGCGGGCGGCCTtgaggcggcggggccgggccgggccgggggcgggcggggcgcgggcggggcggggcgggcgcgggcgcgggcgcggggcgctgCTGCCGGCTCGGCGTCGAGGGCGGCGGGGCTCGGCGCGGCGGGCGAGGGCAGCGCAGGGTCCGGGTGCGCTGGCTCCGGCCCGCGCCAATGAGCGGCGGGGGCCGAGCCTGGGCGTAGTTTGCGGGGGCCGCGGCGGCCCGGGTGCCCGCGCCTTAGatgtgccgccgccgccgcccgcccggccgagggggaggggggcgcgcTCGCTCCTTTCTTGGCGGAGGCATCGCCTTTTCTTCCCAAACCGCAAGCCTGACGGAGGGGCCTGGCCTATCCCGCCGCGGCCGCCGGAGGCGCTCCCGGCCGGCTCCGTGGGGGGCAGCGCGGCCCCGCCGTCCCGGCAGCCCCGTGCCCCGCGGCCCGCccggcgccgccgcccccgcccgcgggaGGCTGCAGGGGCGCGGCCAGCGGGGCTTCCTCGGCGCCCCGACTCCGCCGCAGCGCAGGGGCCGGGCCgacgggcgggggcgcggggggcgcgctcacctgcgccgccgccgctcccccccgcgccccccgcgccccccgcgctcACCtgcgccgccgcccctcccctcccctcccctcccctcccctcccctccccccccccgccccgccccgcccgcgcccccgcgctcACCGCCGCTGCCCCGCGGCCCGGCTCCTCGGCTCGCCCGCTGGGACGCCGGCTCGGCTGCGCTCCCCCTCTGGCGCTGGCGCGGAGCCGCCGAGACTTTTATCCAGCGGGGCCCCCGGGATCAAAGCGACGGCGGACACGGGGCCCCGCGCCGAGGGGCCTCCGGGAGGAGCGGACAGGTGTGGCGCGGTCCCTGGCGCCCTCGCTGACCTGCGCGGCGCCACGGGGGAGTCGCCGGTCCCCGCGCCGGATGCACAGACTCTGCGCGGCCCTGGAACCCGTGGGGGCCGCCGCTTACCgggcctggggtggggcttgCAGCGCCCCGGCCTGACCCCGTCAGCGCGGCACCCCAAGGACCCCCAGAATCTCTCCCTGCCCCGCCGTCgcagggagggcggggggccCGGATCCGGGAGCAGCAGCGGGCTTGGTCTCCCTCGTTGTCCTCCTCCCGACCTAGTTCCTCCGTCCCATCGCTCACCTCCTCACTGAGGACAGAATGAGATGCTCAGACATCAAaacggggaggggggcaggtgttTGCTTAGGAGGCTGCTAggcggggtgggtggggagagaaaaagagcatttaTTCGCCCTCCATCCACACCCACAAAGTGTCACGGACAGCTTTCGCAGGACTCTCCTTACCCCTCCCCGCGGCGGTCCAGCGGCGGCATCACACCCGCGCTAAAGACAGGGATCcagaactgggggggggggtactgAGCCCCTTTCCTAAATCAGGGCAGTGGGGAGGCGGTGTCCCCTGGTGGGGCAGGGTCTCAGCGGCTGCTGGGGGCTCTGGCCCAGCTCCGCACCCAGCCTCCCGGATTGCTGCTGGCCCCAGCGCCCTCTGTCCTTCTCGGGAGGCCTGAGGCTGGGCGTGGAGCTGCGCACACAGCAGCCACTCTGGCTGCGCTCCAGACCCCAGAGGGTCCTTACAAGCCGATGTTGGGGCACTTGAGGGGTGAGAGATGCTGTGGCAGAGCCCTTGAAGCCTAGGATGAGTCTGAGGTGCGCGGGAGGTTGACCTGGGCTGGGGTCATTCAGCTAAGGAGGGGGCAGGCTGTGTCACAAGCGCAGGTCCTCCCCACAGGCACCGTCAGGGCAGCCGTGTGCCCATGTTCCAGATGAAGGgaattgagactcagagaagcTAACAGAAGAGCTGACGATGAGCTCTCCTCATCCCAAAGTCCACACTGGCCGTCCCCCTGTCGTTGGTCTGTTTAGAGGCCGTGCTTAGGACTGGCCAGCCAGAGGCAGTAGCTTCAAACTTAGGTCCTGTCCAGAGGTATCTaacctccccacccagcccccgcTGACCCTGGCTTCAGGGAGAACCTGCCCAAGGAGCCCTCTCCTTCTAGGAGCCTACTATTCCAAGTCCCAGGCGGGAAGTGCTACCTCCAGCCAGATGGCGCGACCACGTTGGGTTGTGCTTGCTTCACACTCACCTGGCTCTGAGTCATTTCCTGGCTGGGCGATTCAGGGCAAGGCCTGTGACCTCTGTCTGTGCCTCCGTTTCCTCTTCTTTAAAGCGGGGTAATGACCGTGCCTCTATCAGTGGTTCTTTTGTGGGATTACGGGAGCCCATGCGTGAAAGTGCTCAGCATGGTTCGCGGCAGGGATGGCGGTCACGATTGGCAACGAAATTCCAGGACACGGGAAGAGCACGCATATTATAGTCGCTGATGTGTGCCCTAGTGTGTCTTAGCCTGCGTACTGGACCGAAATGAGTTCCTGTTTTGGTTTGTTCAACATAACTAGCAAAATCGAAATGCTTTCCCCAGAGCTTCCCGGTCCATCTGTGTCTCCGCCTTCCCCAGTCCTGCTCCTTTAGAGCAGCAGCCCCGACCCTGGTGTGGCGTGGCGGTGGGCTGCTCACACTCATCAGATGGAGGTGTGTCCTTGCACCCCCCCGCGCCCCAGGCCAGCTTTACCTTCCACGCCTCATACTCCTCCACTCAGAGTTTTCAACCCCTGGAATCTGCTGGGTCCTCCCAGGACAGCCACTCTGTCCAGCCACCCGGCCCTGGGCCTCTGCTTCCAGGCTGTCCACACGCAGCCCAGCGACGGCCACCGTGGCCGTGacgggtgggaggaagggagatcCACAGTTGAGCAGCGATGGGTCAGGTCCCACCGCACAGCCAGTAAGATGACTGTGGTCGAAAATGGAAAGGACAGGTGtcggtgagggtgtggagaaccTGGAACCTgggtgctgctggtgggaatgtaaaatggggcagctgcggggggcgggggggagccgGGAGCCAGTCTGCTGGCCCCTCGGTAGTTTGTACAGAAGAACATATGATCCAGTGATTCCACTCCGGGGTGTGGTCTTAAAAACATTGAAAGCAGGGGTCCCCACGAACGCTTGTATGTGACTGTTCATGGCAATGTCGTGTATGGTCGTCAGCAGGTggaaaacccaaatgtccatcagcaaatgaacggataaacaaattgtggtctATGCTGCGCGTAATAAAATAGTATTCAGACGTAGGAGGGAACGAAGTACTGACACACGCCCCAAGACGGGTGAGCTTAGGAACATCACGCCGAGTGAAAGAAGCCGGAGACAAAGCGCCCCGTAGTGTACGATTCCACTTCTGCGGGGTGTCCACCATGGGTAATCCACAGAAACAGCCGACTGCTGGTTGCCAGACAGTTGGAGGAATAGGGAATGGGtacaaggtttctttttggggtgatgagaaTGTTCCAAAATGACTGTAGTGGTAATTGTGCAACCTGGTGAACGTACTAAGTGCCATGGAATTCTACGCTCtaaattttatgttctgtaaATTTTACCTGAAAacgaaatcaaaaacaaaaacaaaccctaaagCGCCACTGCGTCTGACCCACGTTGGTCACCAGGCTGGACGTAGGACACCGGGTGACTGAAGCTGTGCGCCAGGTAAACTGAGTACCTGAATTGGAACAGGGGGGTGCCACCCAAGCTCTGGGAATTCTGGGCCGTGGGATGTGCACACCCCCATTTGCTCGTTAGATGGAAGTCTAGGGGACCCACACGGTGGGGGATATGGCGGCAGGACAGGGGGCCTGATTCCCCAGCCTGTGGTGGGGTCTCTGATCTTTAGGTTCATAATCTAAAGAGTGGGGACGACAACAGGACCTGCCTCCCAGGGTTATGGGAACGTGAAATGAGGCAGGACCTGCAGAGGCCAGTGAGCACATGCTACACGATGGCTGTTATTTGGTGTGGCTGCTGGCCATCTCTCCAGGACCAGGGGAGATCGAGGGCCTGGGTACGAAGGGCTCGTGGATTGTCTAGAGGAGGTATGGGGACAAGAAGCAGGAACAATGTCCCAAATCGCCTTGCGGCGGTGGCCCCCTGACCAGGGACACCACACGTGCTGGGCGCGGGGCTCGCccttctctgccctctgcccactgCCACATGCAGTAGACTTTGCATTATTCCCGCCCCTCGGCTTCCTGGCTCCCTTTCGGGTGGGCAGCAGGTGCTTCTGGCTAAGCTTAGATCTGGCGTCTGCCCAGCTGCAAGGAAGCTGGGGAAATGGGAACctggctggggagtggggggagctcCATTTCTTTAGGAGGAATATCCCCAGATACGGTTTGGGGGTGCAAGGGCTGGCCCTTGGGGAGAAAGATATGGGGGAGGGAGCCAAAGAGCTCAGTTGACACGTGACCCACTTGTGAACACGTGCCCATTTCCTGGGGATAACAGAGAtggaatatttcagaaaaaaagcaaGGGCCCCAGGTGGGGCAGGCGCAGGGCCTAGACTGGCCGGAGGAGGCATCGGGGACAGGGGGAGGGCATGGGCACGGTGCAGGGTCGTCAGCGGTGCAGGGGTCCCACCTGGAGTCCCGTGTAGGGCCCCTCACACCAGTAATGGGACCAGAGGGCCGGGCCTGTGGGGACTCAGGCCATCTAGAAGCGGTGGGCTCAGTGCTATGGCCCAGATGTGGGATGTCCTGCGCCACACGCTGGCTCCCCCTGGGGCCCCGTGAGGGCCTGGACGCGGGTTTGGCTCTACGGGAGGGCTTTTCTGAGTTCCAGCTGTGGCCACCGTCTGGGCCCCAGCTGCTGCCTGCCGCCCGGCCACCTCACCACACGCAGCCACCTGGGCAGCTCCGCACCGCACCCCGCTGCTGGCCGCTGAGGCCCAAGaggcaggggagcagggcagaCGATCCCGCTCCCCCCAGCTCTGAGAGGAGGTTCTGCTCCCAGCCGGTCAAGAGCCCATCTCTAGCTATGAGTTGGGGAGGGACCCCAAGCCAGAGCCTGCGATCACAGAATTTGAACCCCCTTTTGTTtccccagagccccccaccccatccaatCGGCAATGCCCTTTGGCCTTGTATCCTGGGACTTTGATCAGCAATACCACTTGCTTGGTGCAGTCGGGGCGGGAGGCCCTTATGGATACTTCTGGGTCTGAAGCAGGGACGTGTCCTCTTCTGGGAATCAGGTGGCCATTCACAGCCCAGCCTGAGCAGCCCTGGGGTCACCTGGCACAGGGGGACCATACATACCCTGTACCCTCTCATTTAGCAGGGAGAGCCCCCAGGGCCACAGGAGGAGGCTGCACCCCATCATCCTGCTGTGATCTTCCCTCCCTATCCCCCATGCCAGTGAGCAGAGGATCAGTGCAGGGTCTCTGGTCCCAAGCTCAACCCTTGGATCCCACCGGTCGCCTGTCAGGACCTGCTGGCCTTTCGGCACCCCTGCCCCCTCGTGCCCTCCCCGCGGGGCCTCAGCCGGTCCCTGGATCGTCCTGGCTGAAGGACCCTCCTGCGTGCTGGCAGCGGCTGGCCTTGCCTGGGCTGACTCTGGAGGGTCAGGGTCCACATTCCAAagctggaaggaggaagggcaTGGGGTGGGAGGCGCTTCCTGAAAATCCGTGGAGACAGGGCTCCTTGGGGCGTCACGGGAGTGTCCCCACCATGCGGAGCCTCACCGCCCGGGTGAGGGAGGGCGTCGGGGAGGTCAGGCTGTCCCAGGCCGGGTGCGGAGAGCCCCAGACGGCTCCTCCTTGGCCCTCCCAGCTGCTGGCTCCTCCACACCCTAATGAGCTTGGGGCCAGCTGGTCCCCGTCCGCGCGGCCTGCGGTCCCCTCGCGGCGGCAGTCGTGGCTGCAGGCCAGGGAGACCGGCCATGTGACCTTCGGCCCGCCGCCCTCCCACCCTGTGATCTGCACGTGGCCCCTGGGGAGGCAGAAAGCAGCCCTCAGATCTCCCGGCTGGGAACCTCTCAGCGCGACATCAAAGGGGCCGTGGTGCGCGGGGGCGGCAGATGCTTCTCTTAAAGGACCACGCCACTCTTTAATGCAAAGCAGATCCTGCGAACAGCTGTCCAGCTACCGCCTGGGACAGAGCACGGAGGACGGGCCGAAGGAGTGAAGGCAGCGGTCCCTGTCGTCCCGGAGCCCACTGCCTTGGCTGCTGCTGCGCCGGGCCGCTGGAGGGTCACGGGCCCGGTGGGGGGCCCGAGGCACCGTCAGCCCCACCGAGGCCCCCCTCCACGGCTGGGGTGGCACCGGGTTGTGGGTTATTCTGGCGGCCAGGAGGGAGGCAGCTTGGAAACTCCACTTGTTTCGTGACATCCACACTAGATCAGAGTAGCCGGTGCCCGGGTGAGCTGAGGTTCCTacctgcctgggcctctgccctgcctgggcctctgcctccctcccgcCACATCCCATCCGCTCTGTGAAGCCCTGGCCCCAAGCTgtccccggggggcgggggggggggacgccAGAGGTGAGAAAACAAGAAAGTGGACCAGAGCGGCGGTGCGGAGGGGGTTGCCtgtgtttcattctttggcaATGGGAAATCCCTGCCTTAGTGGGAATACAGGTATTTTCTAGAAAGGTCTGTGTTGGAAAGTAGATTAGGTTGGTTAAGTTACACTGCAATGTTGGGCAGCCcctttggctcagtggtttagtgctgccttcggcccagggcctgatcctggagacctgggatgaagtccc
This window contains:
- the NOTUM gene encoding palmitoleoyl-protein carboxylesterase NOTUM, with product MGRGVRVLLLLGLLHWAGGGEARKTWRRRGPQPPPPPPPPPPRAEAAPAAAQPVESFPLDFTAVEGNMDSFMAQVKSLAQSLYPCSAQQLNEDLRLHLLLNTSVTCNDGSPAGYYLKESKGSRRWLLFLEGGWYCFNRENCDSRYDTMRRLMSSRDWPRTRTGTGILSSQPEENPHWWNANMVFIPYCSSDVWSGASSKSEKNEYAFMGALIIQEVVRELLGKGLSGAKVLLLAGSSAGGTGVLLNVDRVAEQLEELGYPAIQVRGLADSGWFLDNKQYRRTDCIDTVTCAPTEAIRRGIRYWNGVVPERCRHQFKAGEEWNCFFGYKVYPTLRCPVFVVQWLFDEAQLTVDNVHLTGQPVQEGQWLYIQNLGRELRNTLKDVPASFAPACLSHEIIIRSHWTDVQVKGTSLPRALHCWDRSLHDGHKASKAPLKGCPVHLVDSCPWPHCNPSCPTIRDQFTGQEMNVAQFLMHMGFDVQTVAQQQGLEPSTLLGMLSSGS